The Primulina tabacum isolate GXHZ01 chromosome 16, ASM2559414v2, whole genome shotgun sequence genome window below encodes:
- the LOC142529431 gene encoding uncharacterized protein LOC142529431, with protein MTTPRIATRETPYSLVYGSEAVLPVEIKQSSARIEFYLNNNDQTRAIELDFVKEKKDRAAIRMEAYRIRVMKSYNEHVRSRDFQVGDLVMKKVKPVGDMGKLKARWEGHFKVIQRVSTRAAFYLEDS; from the coding sequence ATGACTACACCTCGGATAGCCACCCGGGAAACTCCGTACAGTTTAGTCTACGGCTCGGAAGCAGTTTTGCCTGTGGAAATTAAACAGTcttctgctcgaatagaatttTACCTAAACAATAATGATCAAACCCGGGCCATTGAGCTTGATTTTgtgaaagaaaagaaagatcGGGCAGCCATCCGGATGGAAGCCTACCGAATCAGGGTTATGAAATCATACAATGAACATGTTCGATCACGAGATTTCCAGGTTGGGGATCTAGTCATGAAAAAAGTGAAACCAGTTGGGGATATGGGAAAACTGAAAGCTCGTTGGGAAGGACATTTTAAGGTAATTCAGAGAGTCAGCACGAGAGCAGCTTTTTATCTAGAAGACTCTTAG
- the LOC142529875 gene encoding uncharacterized protein LOC142529875 encodes MLLRSSSMPVLNSWKPNSALSSPELDTSPLVFPQLTRSRSVCMAMSFDDSIGRCSLTRPAIDHSDPKLKKSLRRIGAPSPLKIKHEMGHMLLSSSGLGTAAGEKVEEGCLITERKKTPQTVAVGGGGSGGSKGGGICGGGRRSDHGSGSDSQDPGSWHGSEITEAYYETMIKANPGNPLLLANYAKFLKEVKGDLTKAEEYCGRAILANPNDGNVLSLYADLIWQTHKDSARAESYFEQAVKSDPNDCYVLASYARFLWDADEDHGDEEEELKASQCKVKTNHSTSNFFQDGSQWPHLAPAT; translated from the exons ATGTTGCTGAGAAGCTCTTCGATGCCAGTCTTGAATTCATGGAAACCCAATTCAGCTTTGTCGTCACCGGAATTGGATACCTCGCCCTTAGTCTTCCCGCAGTTGACCCGCTCACGATCAGTCTGCATGGCGATGTCGTTTGATGATAGTATCGGGAGATGTTCTCTCACCCGACCAGCAATAGATCATTCGGACCCGAAACTCAAGAAGAGCTTGCGGAGAATCGGTGCACCGAGCCCGCTAAAGATAAAGCACGAGATGGGGCACATGCTGCTGTCAAGCTCCGGGTTGGGTACCGCGGCGGGTGAGAAAGTCGAGGAAGGGTGCTTGATAACCGAGAGAAAGAAAACGCCGCAGACGGTGGCGGTGGGTGGAGGGGGTAGTGGCGGTAGCAAAGGCGGTGGCATCTGTGGTGGTGGGAGACGGTCGGATCACGGGTCGGGTTCTGATTCTCAAGATCCGGGGAGTTGGCATGGATCAGAAATTACAGAAGCTTATTATGAGACAATGATCAAGGCAAATCCTGGGAATCCTCTCTTGTTAGCAAATTATGCTAAATTCTTGAAAGAG GTTAAGGGAGACTTAACAAAAGCAGAAGAGTACTGTGGAAGAGCAATTCTAGCTAATCCAAACGATGGGAATGTGCTTTCTCTCTATGCTGATCTAATATGGCAGACACATAAGGATTCTGCCAGAGCTGAATCTTATTTTGAACAAGCTGTTAAATCTGACCCCAATGACTG TTATGTACTAGCTTCATATGCCCGGTTTCTGTGGGATGCCGATGAGGATCATGGAGACGAGGAGGAGGAGCTAAAAGCAAGCCAATGCAAAGTGAAGACGAATCACTCGACATCGAACTTCTTCCAAGATGGATCTCAATGGCCTCATTTAGCTCCAGCTACTTGA